One Natrinema longum genomic window carries:
- the hisB gene encoding imidazoleglycerol-phosphate dehydratase HisB produces MSERAATVTRETAETSIECALEIDGTGTATVDTGIGFFDHMLTAFANHGLFDLEVTCDGDLEIDDHHTVEDVAIALGTALDEALGDRSGIVRYADRRVPLDEAVAGAVVDVSGRPRFYFDGSFSQESIGGFTSDMARHFGESLAMNAGLTLHLEVTGENAHHEVEALFKALTRALDDATRLDERRDGTPSTKGTL; encoded by the coding sequence ATGAGCGAGCGAGCGGCAACTGTCACGCGCGAAACGGCCGAGACGTCGATCGAGTGCGCGCTCGAGATCGACGGCACCGGAACGGCCACAGTCGACACCGGCATCGGGTTCTTCGATCACATGCTGACGGCGTTTGCCAACCACGGCTTGTTCGATCTCGAGGTGACCTGTGACGGCGACCTCGAGATCGACGATCACCACACGGTCGAAGACGTCGCGATCGCACTCGGAACGGCGCTGGACGAGGCCCTCGGCGATCGATCTGGGATCGTCCGGTACGCGGATCGTCGGGTCCCGCTGGACGAGGCCGTCGCCGGCGCAGTCGTCGACGTGAGCGGACGGCCGCGGTTCTATTTCGACGGGAGCTTCTCCCAGGAATCGATCGGCGGGTTCACGAGCGACATGGCGCGTCACTTCGGGGAATCGCTGGCGATGAACGCCGGCCTGACGCTCCATCTCGAGGTCACGGGCGAGAACGCCCACCACGAGGTCGAGGCGCTGTTCAAGGCCCTGACGCGGGCTCTCGACGATGCGACGCGACTCGACGAGCGCCGAGATGGGACGCCGAGTACGAAAGGAACGCTGTAG